One Halichondria panicea chromosome 3, odHalPani1.1, whole genome shotgun sequence genomic region harbors:
- the LOC135333413 gene encoding gamma-aminobutyric acid type B receptor subunit 1-like, whose product MAIVQVLVASILLASNALAAAGSKNQTLYILTLLPYPYINPLFDPSWVEGPQVSLALEIAKEEINNQLAILPGYQIELIGGDCGCEYVDRAYEAIGSTTYYPGVSKMPIGIIGPGCSSSSLSVSSLTNREALSLVNVHGGGSPSLSNRTNFPYSLGTLGSAESFSNLVIKLMHANNWHRIGILFNELREFYSTTSQNLHDIISSDSTLSSYLSPVYDNTYIPLSEIMQQGIRINVLFTPVRTTRQVLCLALHRGVVYPAYQWIVTSNTFEDIAQNVNFEFDHQVYNCSETEMRQTALNRVSFINYRLSHINESAPSTYPKHSFKEYDALFRNRLEEHNLQNNDNITYSIWTTYLYDTFWAWAVVLDRVAIREPNMDLTQFRYGKTSLSKVVLEEFYRLDFEGVSGRIHFNNNSGFLNRVISVFQAKDGNVTEIGNFDGVHFIVKEDLDAIEGEFADEHFNIGHGVFAALLIVTVLELVLLITLHVLTIKYRFSQSVKASSPKLSQLTFIGCYLIIFTLILYIFRSYLLLDDYTTVFLCNLTWAWLLPISFTLAYGTVAVRTWRLHRIFTHYLNPGRFIADHYLMAFVFVLLGVDVLLGTLWMAIDPQQLDVKNVTVPQDVTNFVVRTCRDNSYWSYGLVFGYRGVLIVVVLVLTFLTRNIQNQSFRTKTLRVLVYLSSLTLVVGFVLFYLFLLYGSPLSHGPIVFIMLTFHGLLLLFITLICLPPLIPKLREEFYKKFPRFIKTHEVDFEIEIESESVLVEGSSRFYI is encoded by the coding sequence ATGGCTATTGTACAAGTGCTTGTTGCTAGCATTCTGCTTGCTAGCAACGCTCTAGCTGCAGCTGGAAGCAAGAACCAAACTCTGTACATCCTAACACTACTGCCCTATCCTTATATCAACCCACTGTTTGATCCCTCTTGGGTTGAAGGACCTCAAGTTTCTCTGGCTCTGGAAATTGCTAAAGAAGAGATCAATAATCAACTTGCAATTCTACCAGGCTATCAAATAGAACTGATTGGTGGTGACTGTGGATGTGAGTATGTGGACAGGGCTTATGAAGCAATAGGAAGCACTACATACTATCCTGGTGTATCCAAGATGCCAATCGGTATAATTGGTCCAGGCTGCTCGAGCTCATCTCTTTCAGTCTCTTCATTGACCAATCGAGAGGCTTTATCtcttgtaaatgttcatggggGTGGCAGTCCATCATTGTCTAACAGAACCAACTTCCCCTACTCACTTGGTACGCTTGGATCTGCAGAATCTTTTTCAAATTTAGTCATCAAACTAATGCACGCAAACAATTGGCATAGAATAGGAATACTGTTCAACGAACTCCGAGAATTTTATTCTACTACATCGCAAAATCTCCATGACATCATATCTTCTGATTCCACGTTATCTAGTTATTTGTCGCCAGTTTACGATAACACTTACATTCCATTGTCGGAAATTATGCAACAAGGCATTCGAATAAACGTACTCTTCACACCAGTGAGGACCACACGGCAAGTGCTCTGTCTAGCTTTGCATCGTGGGGTCGTGTATCCAGCCTACCAGTGGATAGTGACCAGCAATACATTCGAGGATATTGCTCAAAATGTGAACTTTGAGTTCGACCATCAAGTCTATAACTGTTCCGAGACAGAAATGCGACAAACCGCTCTCAATAGAGTCTCGTTTATAAATTACCGACTCTCTCATATTAACGAATCAGCTCCTTCAACCTATCCCAAGCACTCCTTTAAAGAATACGATGCATTATTTCGGAACAGACTTGAAGAGCATAATTTACAGAACAATGACAACATAACGTATTCTATATGGACCACTTATTTGTACGACACCTTCTGGGCATGGGCAGTAGTTTTGGACAGAGTCGCCATTAGAGAGCCTAATATGGACCTCACCCAGTTTCGATATGGGAAAACTTCGTTATCAAAAGTGGTCCTCGAGGAATTCTACCGTCTAGACTTTGAGGGGGTGTCAGGAAGGATACATTTCAACAATAACTCGGGATTTCTGAATCGAGTAATATCTGTGTTTCAAGCAAAAGATGGTAATGTGACGGAAATTGGTAACTTTGATGGTGTGCACTTCATAGTTAAAGAAGACCTAGATGCTATAGAGGGTGAGTTTGCTGATGAACACTTCAATATTGGCCACGGTGTGTTTGCGGCTCTTCTCATTGTGACTGTTCTAGAGCTAGTGTTACTAATAACACTCCATGTGCTTACGATAAAATATCGATTCTCTCAATCTGTAAAAGCCTCGAGCCCCAAGCTCAGTCAGCTAACCTTTATTGGGTGCTATCTCATTATATTCACACTAATCCTGTACATTTTTAGGAGTTATCTCTTGTTAGATGATTATACCACAGTTTTTCTCTGCAACTTAACCTGGGCATGGTTGCTTCCCATCTCCTTCACGCTGGCATACGGTACAGTGGCTGTTAGAACATGGAGATTGCATCGAATCTTCACACACTATCTCAATCCAGGACGCTTCATTGCTGACCACTATCTCATGGCCTTTGTATTCGTCTTGCTTGGTGTTGATGTTTTATTGGGTACTTTGTGGATGGCCATTGACCCACAGCAACTGGACGTGAAAAATGTTACCGTTCCTCAAGACGTTACAAATTTTGTAGTTCGGACATGCAGGGACAATTCGTATTGGTCTTATGGGTTGGTATTTGGATACAGGGGAGTATTGATTGTTGTTGTTCTGGTGCTGACATTTCTGACTCGGAACATTCAGAACCAGTCATTCAGAACTAAAACCCTGCGTGTCCTGGTTTATCTCTCCAGTCTTACCTTGGTGGTTGGATTTGTGCTCTTCTACTTGTTCCTATTGTATGGTTCTCCGTTATCCCACGGACCTATTGTATTTATAATGCTGACTTTCCATGGTCTCCTGCTCCTGTTCATAACGCTGATTTGCCTACCTCCCCTCATACCAAAACTGCGTGAAGAATTCTATAAAAAGTTTCCACGCTTCATCAAGACCCATGAAGTTGATTTCGAAATCGAAATCGAAAGTGAAAGCGTTCTAGTGGAGGGTTCTAGTCGATTTTACATATGA
- the LOC135333421 gene encoding gamma-aminobutyric acid type B receptor subunit 1-like, with product MAALKLQVWTVLATLVLTTVSSKNQIINILTLLPYPDALFNPSWRDGPQVSVALEIAKEDINNRTDILLDYQIELIHGDSGCEYTTKAYEAILSNVYSSSTGVVGIIGPGCSSASIAMTTLSSRKELSLITVHGGSSPILSDRTQRPYALGTLGSSEAFAIVGVQIMQKHNWRRVGIIFEEARLLYSATAARIGEILSELNSTTLDTTALTISGFVFPVYDSFIPLNVIVDEGLRVNLLLTSVPATQRIICLAFHRGMVYPKYQWVITSNTFEEVAKDIEFYFEGQEYNCSAAEMQEIALNGTLFFNFRLTPLNESAPSNYSKISFKEYDRIYRSKLEDYNLTYSIWTTYFYDALWAWAVVLDRISQRGLDLTKFRYGNTSLSNMVLEEFYRLDFEGVSGRIKFNNDSGLLTRPSSVFQVVNSTAQLVAIYDDNGLTMLTSLDPILDHFPDQSGIEINRALLAVFIAIILFQLIVLIILHILSIKYRHVPSVKASSLKLNQLLYIGCYLFTVTLLLYIANVGYELFDDEATVVMCNIQWFWLFPISFTLTFGTVAVRTWRLHRIFTYYLNPGRFIADHYLVAFVFILLGVDVLFGTLWVAIDPQQLVITKFPQIEGVIKYNVLMRLCVSNNQWWSFGLVFGYKLILMIIVLVLAFITRNIKNQSFTTVTLRTLVYLSLVDILFGFFFYYLFRFLMPLSPASFISIVVSLNIMLFFFMGLVCIPPLLPKLKEELKKCSQRMHFTKLTDSS from the coding sequence atggctgctcTTAAACTACAAGTGTGGACTGTGCTTGCCACACTAGTTTTAACCACAGTATCAAGCAAGAACCAGATCATTAACATCCTAACACTACTGCCCTATCCAGATGCTCTGTTCAATCCTTCTTGGAGAGATGGACCACAAGTTTCAGTGGCTCTGGAAATTGCTAAAGAGGACATCAATAATCGAACTGATATTTTACTTGACTATCAAATCGAACTGATTCATGGTGACAGTGGATGTGAGTACACCACTAAGGCTTATGAAGCTATCTTGAGCAATGTGTATTCTTCAAGCACAGGAGTGGTCGGAATCATTGGTCCTGGTTGCTCAAGTGCGTCCATTGCTATGACTACGTTGTCAAGTCGAAAGGAGCTTTCGTTAATAACTGTACATGGAGGGAGCAGTCCGATATTGTCGGACAGAACTCAGCGACCTTACGCCCTCGGTACGTTAGGGTCCAGTGAAGCGTTTGCAATAGTTGGAGTTCAGATAATGCAGAAGCATAACTGGCGGAGGGTGGGGATTATATTCGAAGAGGCTCGCTTGCTTTACTCCGCCACAGCTGCGAGAATTGGAGAGATCTTATCAGAACTGAACTCTACTACATTGGATACTACTGCTCTTACTATCAGTGGCTTTGTATTTCCTGTTTACGATTCGTTTATTCCTCTGAACGTGATCGTGGATGAAGGTCTTCGTGTTAATCTGTTGTTAACATCAGTGCCCGCTACACAGCGGATCATCTGTCTAGCATTTCACCGTGGTATGGTGTACCCCAAATATCAGTGGGTTATAACAAGTAATACATTTGAGGAAGTTGCTAAAGATATTGAGTTTTATTTTGAGGGACAAGAATACAATTGCTCTGCTGCAGAAATGCAGGAAATAGCTCTAAACGGAACATTATTTTTCAATTTCAGACTAACTCCATTGAATGAATCAGCTCCTTCAAATTATTCTAAAATCTCCTTTAAAGAATATGATCGAATTTATAGAAGCAAGCTTGAAGATTATAACCTCACCTATTCCATTTGGACCACTTATTTCTACGACGCCCTTTGGGCATGGGCAGTCGTTTTGGACAGAATTTCACAGAGAGGTTTGGACCTCACCAAGTTTCGGTATGGGAACACCTCGCTATCAAATATGGTGCTCGAGGAGTTCTACCGTCTAGACTTTGAGGGGGTGTCAGGAAGGATAAAGTTTAATAATGACTCGGGACTTCTAACTCGACCATCTTCGGTATTTCAAGTGGTTAATAGCACTGCACAATTGGTTGCCATTTACGACGATAATGGTTTAACAATGCTCACTTCATTAGATCCCATATTGGATCATTTCCCTGATCAATCCGGCATAGAAATAAATCGTGCACTGCTTGCAGTTTTTATTGCAATTATACTGTTTCAGCTCATAGTCTTAATCATACTCCACATACTCAGTATCAAGTACAGACATGTCCCATCAGTCAAAGCTTCAAGTCTTAAGCTCAACCAATTGCTGTACATTGGATGCTATCTGTTTACGGTCACTCTGCTGCTCTACATTGCAAACGTTGGCTATGAATTGTTTGATGATGAAGCGACAGTGGTGATGTGCAATATACAATGGTTTTGGCTCTTCCCCATTTCTTTTACGCTGACTTTCGGAACAGTAGCTGTTAGAACATGGAGACTGCATCGAATCTTCACATACTATCTCAATCCAGGACGCTTCATTGCTGACCACTACCTCGTGGCCTTTGTATTCATCTTGCTTGGTGTTGATGTTTTATTTGGTACTTTGTGGGTGGCCATCGACCCACAGCAGCTGGTGATTACCAAATTTCCTCAAATTGAAGGAGTTATAAAGTACAATGTTCTTATGCGACTGTGCGTTAGTAACAATCAATGGTGGTCCTTTGGTTTGGTATTTGGCTACAAACTGATATTAATGATAATTGTTCTGGTTTTGGCATTTATAACTCGGAACATAAAGAACCAATCGTTCACCACAGTAACACTTCGCACTCTTGTCTATCTGTCCTTGGTTGATATTTTGTTCGGATTTTTCTTTTACTATCTGTTCCGATTTTTAATGCCACTCTCTCCTGCATCTTTCATCTCCATAGTGGTATCACTGAACATCATGCTGTTCTTCTTTATGGGGCTAGTGTGTATACCTCCCTTGTTACCAAAGCTTAAAGAAGAGCTCAAGAAATGTTCGCAAAGAATGCATTTTACTAAATTAACTGACTCCAGCTAG
- the LOC135333412 gene encoding gamma-aminobutyric acid type B receptor subunit 1-like, translated as MAIVQVLVASILLASNALAAAGSKNQTLYILTLLPYPYINPLFDPSWVEGPQVSLALEIAKEEINNQLAILPGYQIELIGGDCGCEYVDRAYEAIGSTTYYPGVSKMPIGIIGPGCSSSSLSVSSLTNREALSLVNVHGGGSPSLSDRTNFPYSLGTLGSAESFSNLVIKLMHANNWHRIGILFNELREFYSTTSQNLHDIISSDSTLSSYLSPVYDNTYIPLSEIMQQGIRINVLFTPVRTTRQVLCLALHRGVVYPAYQWIVTSNTFEDIAQNVNFEFDHQVYNCSETEMRQTALNRVSFINYRLSHINESAPSTYPKHSFKEYDALFRNRLEEHNLQNNDNITYSVWTTYLYDTFWAWAVVLDRVANREPNMDLTQFRYGKTSLSKVVLEEFYRLDFEGVSGRIKFNNNSGFLNRVISVFQAKDGNVTEIGYFDGGQFIVKEDLDAIEGEFTDEHFSIGPGVFAALLIVIVLELVVLITLHVLTIKYRFSQSVKASSPKLSLLTFIGCYLIIFTLFLYMFRRYLLFDNYSSVFLCNLTWAWLLPISFTLAFGTVAVRTWRLHRIFTHYLNPGRFIADHYLMAFVFILLGVDVLFGTLWVAIDPQQLVVKNVTVYRGVANFEVFVRSCSSNNPYWSFALVFGYRGVLIVVVLVLAFLTRNIQNQSFSTKTLRVLVYLSSLTLVVGFVLYYLFMFYGSPIPYTSFVFLNLTFHGLLLLFIALICLPPLIPKLREEFYKKFPHLIKTREVDFEIETETKSCVMEGSSRFYI; from the coding sequence ATGGCTATTGTACAAGTGCTTGTTGCTAGCATTCTGCTTGCTAGCAACGCTCTGGCTGCAGCTGGAAGCAAGAACCAAACTCTGTACATCCTAACACTACTGCCCTATCCTTATATCAACCCACTGTTTGATCCCTCTTGGGTTGAAGGACCTCAAGTTTCTCTGGCTCTGGAAATTGCTAAAGAAGAGATCAATAATCAACTTGCAATTCTACCAGGCTATCAAATAGAACTGATTGGTGGTGACTGTGGATGTGAGTATGTGGACAGGGCTTACGAAGCAATAGGAAGCACTACATACTATCCTGGTGTATCCAAGATGCCAATCGGTATAATTGGTCCAGGCTGCTCGAGCTCATCTCTTTCAGTCTCTTCATTGACCAATCGAGAGGCTTTATCtcttgtaaatgttcatggggGTGGCAGTCCATCATTGTCTGACAGAACCAACTTCCCCTACTCACTTGGTACGCTTGGATCTGCAGAATCTTTTTCAAATTTAGTCATCAAACTAATGCATGCAAACAATTGGCATAGAATAGGAATACTGTTCAACGAACTCCGAGAATTTTATTCTACTACATCGCAAAATCTCCATGACATCATATCTTCTGATTCCACGTTATCTAGTTATTTGTCGCCAGTTTACGATAACACTTACATTCCATTGTCGGAAATTATGCAACAAGGCATTCGAATAAACGTACTCTTCACACCAGTGAGGACCACACGGCAAGTGCTCTGTCTAGCTTTGCATCGTGGGGTCGTGTATCCAGCCTACCAGTGGATAGTGACCAGCAATACATTCGAGGATATTGCTCAAAATGTGAACTTTGAGTTCGACCATCAAGTCTATAACTGTTCCGAGACAGAAATGCGACAAACCGCTCTCAATAGAGTCTCGTTTATAAATTACCGACTCTCTCATATTAACGAATCAGCTCCTTCAACCTATCCCAAGCACTCCTTTAAAGAATACGATGCATTATTTCGGAACAGACTTGAAGAGCATAATTTACAGAACAATGACAACATAACGTATTCTGTATGGACCACTTATTTGTACGACACCTTCTGGGCATGGGCAGTAGTTTTGGACAGAGTCGCCAATAGAGAGCCTAATATGGACCTCACCCAGTTTCGATATGGGAAAACTTCGTTATCAAAAGTGGTCCTCGAGGAATTCTACCGTCTAGACTTTGAGGGGGTGTCAGGAAGGATAAAGTTTAATAATAACTCGGGATTTCTGAATCGAGTAATATCTGTGTTTCAAGCAAAAGATGGTAATGTGACGGAAATTGGTTACTTTGATGGTGGGCAGTTCATAGTTAAAGAAGACCTAGATGCTATAGAGGGTGAGTTTACTGATGAACACTTCAGTATTGGCCCCGGTGTGTTTGCGGCTCTCCTCATTGTGATTGTTCTAGAGCTGGTGGTATTAATAACACTCCATGTGCTCACGATAAAATATCGATTCTCTCAATCTGTAAAAGCCTCGAGTCCCAAGCTCAGTCTGCTAACCTTTATTGGGTGCTATCTCATTATATTCACACTATTCCTCTACATGTTCAGGAGGTATCTCCTGTTTGATAATTATTCCTCAGTTTTTCTCTGCAACTTAACCTGGGCATGGTTGCTTCCCATCTCCTTCACACTGGCTTTCGGAACGGTGGCTGTTAGAACATGGAGACTGCATCGAATCTTCACACACTATCTCAATCCGGGACGCTTCATTGCTGACCACTACCTCATGGCCTTTGTATTCATCTTGCTTGGTGTTGATGTTTTATTTGGTACTTTGTGGGTGGCCATCGACCCACAGCAGCTGGTCGTGAAGAATGTTACCGTTTATCGAGGTGTTGCAAACTTTGAAGTTTTCGTTCGGTCATGCTCCAGTAACAATCCATATTGGTCCTTTGCATTGGTATTTGGATACAGGGGAGTGTTGATTGTTGTTGTTCTGGTACTGGCATTTCTGACTAGAAACATTCAGAACCAGTCATTCAGTACTAAAACGCTGCGTGTCCTGGTTTATCTCTCCAGTCTTACCTTGGTGGTTGGGTTTGTGCTCTACTATCTGTTCATGTTCTATGGTTCTCCGATACCCTATACATCGTTTGTATTTTTAAATCTCACTTTCCATGGCCTCCTGCTCCTGTTCATAGCGCTGATTTGCCTGCCTCCCCTCATACCAAAGCTACGTGAAGAATTCTATAAAAAGTTTCCACACTTGATCAAGACCCGTGAAGTTGATTTTGAAATCGAAACTGAAACTAAGAGCTGTGTGATGGAGGGTTCTAGTCGATTTTACATATGA
- the LOC135333442 gene encoding gamma-aminobutyric acid type B receptor subunit 2-like, giving the protein MVSSLTGNNQIALITVHGAGSLLLEDRVTYPYSFGTLDSTKAFAKAAQRLLVENQWNRIGSLYDPGRVYYSTTLKYFEGLIECQEHFKCSTNFNFGVQNTSIPLDILRKNNIRIIFLFVGPEFLRRILCLAFHQNMLPPNYQWVIVSRVVEEITSITFTINNAEYYCSNDDMKLMASGSLILHYSLKPIDPPASLDQYINYTEFLSQYESRVTQYNSYVSNPIERIEPSFWATAYFDATWALALALNNSRDELMATIGLELSQYRHGNSFATDIIRKNLLKLDFNGVSGQISFRETTGYVPRLIDVYQINNASEMSIVAYYNSRNDTITAIDDYQFINGTFNQELITVKVHLALGIVYLVFTIGQLALIITLHILTLQFRDKKPVKASSPKLSHFSFIGCYFLIVGATSYIIAETFSGQIDSTIKCNLFYVTYFASSIGGTFIFGTVCARIWRLYRIFVFYLNPGKLITETALITFILTLFLCSLFLCSLWVVFDRLVPMETEQEEITEQHNSDGSSVFNIQVYLEIHCLQDTSIYWLISQLVFNLLVMGIALCLAILTRRIPHKDFKTKRIVLLVYILSGVLMLGYITSYILQARQATVIAKFIVLSTVHNLVIFVTAMLLLLPPVYMAVLELKTQQTKHYL; this is encoded by the coding sequence ATGGTATCTTCCCTCACTGGAAACAATCAGATTGCTCTGATCACTGTGCATGGAGCTGGTTCCTTGCTGCTGGAGGATCGAGTCACCTATCCCTACAGTTTTGGTACACTTGACTCAACCAAAGCATTTGCTAAAGCTGCTCAGAGATTACTGGTTGAGAATCAATGGAACAGAATAGGAAGTTTGTACGACCCGGGAAGAGTGTACTACTCTACAACTCTGAAGTACTTTGAAGGATTAATTGAATGCCAAGAACATTTTAAGTGTTCAACAAATTTCAATTTTGGTGTGCAAAATACTTCAATACCGCTGGACATTCTGAGAAAAAACAACATCAGGATAATATTTCTCTTCGTGGGTCCAGAATTCTTGCGACGGATTCTTTGCTTGGCATTCCATCAAAATATGCTCCCCCCAAATTATCAATGGGTTATTGTGAGCAGAGTGGTAGAAGAAATAACATCCATTACTTTCACAATAAACAATGCTGAATACTATTGTTCCAATGATGACATGAAATTGATGGCAAGTGGGTCGCTGATTTTACACTACTCTCTAAAACCGATTGATCCACCGGCTTCCTTGGACCAATACATAAACTACACGGAGTTTCTGTCACAATATGAGAGTAGGGTTACCCAGTACAATTCATATGTGAGCAACCCTATTGAGAGAATTGAGCCAAGTTTTTGGGCTACAGCTTATTTTGATGCAACTTGGGCACTTGCTCTAGCTCTGAATAATTCTAGAGATGAACTGATGGCAACAATTGGTTTAGAGCTGTCCCAGTACAGACATGGCAACTCATTCGCTACTGATATCATCAGAAAGAATCTTCTAAAGTTGGACTTCAATGGAGTCTCTGGTCAGATATCATTTAGAGAGACAACTGGATATGTACCGAGACTAATAGATGTGTACCAAATCAATAATGCGAGTGAAATGTCAATTGTAGCTTACTACAATAGTCGCAACGATACCATCACAGCAATCGATGACTACCAGTTCATTAATGGAACCTTCAATCAGGAATTAATTACCGTGAAAGTTCATTTGGCTCTAGGAATTGTGTACTTGGTATTTACGATTGGTCAATTGGCTTTAATAATTACATTACACATTCTAACACTCCAATTTCGAGACAAGAAGCCAGTGAAAGCGTCCAGCCCAAAGCTATCTCATTTTTCCTTTATTGGCTGCTACTTTTTGATTGTTGGTGCAACAAGCTATATCATAGCAGAAACATTTTCAGGACAAATTGACTCAACCATTAAATGCAATCTCTTTTATGTGACCTACTTTGCGTCTAGTATTGGCGGTACTTTTATCTTTGGAACTGTGTGTGCACGCATTTGGAGGTTGTATCGCATCTTCGTCTTTTATCTTAATCCAGGAAAGCTGATCACAGAAACAGCACTCATAACATTTATCCTGACACTGTTTCTGTGTAGTCTGTTCTTGTGCTCTCTATGGGTGGTGTTTGACAGACTTGTTCCTATGGAAACGGAACAAGAGGAGATAACAGAACAGCATAACAGCGATGGGAGCAGCGTCTTTAATATTCAAGTGTACCTCGAAATACATTGTCTCCAAGATACTTCAATTTACTGGCTAATTTCCCAGCTTGTTTTCAATCTACTTGTCATGGGCATTGCTCTGTGCCTAGCAATATTAACCAGACGAATTCCACACAAAGATTTCAAAACAAAACGAATTGTACTCCTAGTTTACATTCTCTCTGGTGTACTGATGCTGGGATACATAACTTCATACATCCTACAAGCAAGACAAGCAACTGTAATAGCAAAGTTCATTGTTCTCAGCACAGTACACAATCTGGTGATTTTTGTAACAGCTATGTTATTGTTATTACCTCCTGTGTACATGGCTGTGCTGGAACTGAAGACACAGCAAACAAAACATTACCTATAA